In Balaenoptera musculus isolate JJ_BM4_2016_0621 chromosome 17, mBalMus1.pri.v3, whole genome shotgun sequence, a genomic segment contains:
- the TIGD5 gene encoding tigger transposable element-derived protein 5: protein MYPAGLPAGPAPRRGRRPPPGRPAQSPRPPAPAPVPAARPPPPAPGPRPRVAVKMAFRKAYSIKDKLQAIERVKGGERQASVCRDFGVPGGTLRGWLKDEPKLRWFLEQLGGEVGTQRKKMRLANEEEIDRAVYSWFLALRQHGVPLSGPLIQAQAEAFARQIYGPECTFKASHGWFWRWQKRHGISSQRIYGESEPPAAGPAPGPPVKQEPAQLTRAGPLPDRALNSPAPAEGGYGDEQIYNANVTGLYWKLLPEQAAPLGAGGCGRRWRGDRVTVLLAANLTGSHKLKPLVIGQLPDPPSLRHHNQDKFPASYRYSPDAWLSRPLLRGWFFEEFVPGVRRYLRRSCLQQKAVLLVAHPPCPSPAARLPTLEESEETPRRCRPEPLGPPEELQTPDGAVRVLFLSKGSSRAHIPAPLEQGVVAAFKQLYKRELLRLAVSCAGGSPLDFMRSFMLKDMLYLAGLSWDLVQAGSIERCWLLGLRAAFEPRPAEECAGQPAGQAEEAAERSRVLSDLTHLAALAYKRLAPEEVAEWLHLDDDGGLPDGCREDPGPSRPPVLVPGAPPPPASLPSVAAGGEEEEEPAVPSAGEAVRGLETALRWLESRDPREVGPLKLVQLRSLISMARRLGGIGPSPAVPDDGV, encoded by the coding sequence ATGTACCCCGCGGGACTCCCGGCCGGCCCGGCCCcgcgccgcggccgccgcccccCGCCCGGGCGCCCCGCGCAGTCGCCGCGGCCCCCCGCGCCCGCCCCGGTCCCCGCCGCGCGGCCGCCGCCCCCCGCGCCCGGGCCGCGGCCCCGCGTGGCTGTGAAGATGGCCTTCCGCAAGGCCTACTCCATCAAGGACAAGCTGCAGGCCATCGAGCGCGTCAAGGGCGGCGAGCGGCAGGCCAGCGTGTGCCGCGACTTCGGCGTGCCCGGCGGCACGCTGCGCGGCTGGCTCAAGGACGAGCCCAAGCTGCGCTGGTTCCTGGAGCAGCTGGGCGGCGAGGTGGGCACGCAGCGCAAGAAGATGCGGCTAGCCAACGAGGAGGAGATCGACCGCGCCGTCTACTCGTGGTTCCTGGCGCTGCGCCAGCATGGCGTGCCGCTGTCGGGGCCGCTCATCCAAGCGCAGGCCGAGGCCTTCGCGCGCCAGATCTACGGGCCCGAGTGCACCTTCAAGGCCAGCCACGGCTGGTTCTGGCGCTGGCAGAAGCGCCACGGCATCTCCAGCCAGCGCATCTACGGCGAGTCCGAGCCCCCGGCCGCCGGCCCCGCGCCCGGCCCGCCGGTCAAGCAGGAGCCCGCGCAGCTCACCCGCGCCGGCCCCCTGCCCGACCGCGCCCTGAATTCCCCTGCCCCGGCCGAGGGCGGCTACGGCGACGAGCAGATCTACAACGCCAACGTCACCGGCCTCTACTGGAAGCTGCTTCCGGAGCAGGCCGCGCCCCTGGGCGCGGGGGGCTGCGGCCGTCGCTGGCGGGGCGACCGGGTGACGGTGCTGCTGGCTGCCAACCTGACCGGCAGCCACAAACTGAAGCCGCTGGTCATCGGGCAGTTGCCGGACCCACCCAGCCTGCGCCACCACAACCAGGACAAGTTCCCCGCCTCCTACCGCTACAGCCCCGACGCCTGGCTCAGCCGCCCCCTGCTGCGCGGCTGGTTCTTCGAGGAGTTCGTCCCGGGCGTCAGGCGCTATCTGCGCCGCAGCTGCCTGCAGCAGAAGGCTGTGCTGCTGGTCGCCCAcccgccctgccccagccctgcggCCAGGTTGCCCACCTTGGAGGAGAGCGAGGAGACCCCCAGGAGGTGCCGGCCTGAGCCCCTGGGCCCTCCGGAGGAGCTGCAGACCCCCGACGGGGCGGTGCGGGTGCTGTTCCTGTCCAAGGGCAGCAGCCGGGCGCACATCCCCGCCCCACTGGAGCAGGGGGTGGTGGCCGCCTTCAAGCAGCTGTACAAGCGGGAGCTGCTGCGGCTGGCCGTGTCCTGCGCCGGGGGGTCCCCGCTGGACTTCATGCGCAGCTTCATGCTCAAGGACATGCTCTACCTGGCCGGCCTCTCCTGGGACCTGGTGCAGGCAGGCAGCATCGAGCGCTGCTGGCTGCTGGGCTTGCGGGCTGCCTTTGAGCCCCGGCCGGCGGAGGAGTGCGCTGGGCAGCCAGCTGGCCAGGCCGAGGAGGCCGCGGAGCGCAGCAGGGTGCTTAGCGACCTCACGCACCTGGCAGCCCTGGCCTACAAGCGGCTGGCGCCCGAGGAGGTGGCCGAGTGGCTGCACCTGGACGATGACGGGGGGCTGCCCGACGGCTGCAGAGAGGACCCAGGCCCCAGCCGGCCTCCCGTGCTGGTCCCTGGGGCCCCTCCGCCCCCAGCCAGCCTGCCCTCTGTCGCGgcgggaggagaggaggaggaggagcctgcCGTGCCCTCCGCTGGGGAGGCCGTGCGGGGTCTGGAGACAGCTCTGCGATGGCTGGAGAGCCGGGACCCCCGGGAGGTAGGGCCGCTGAAGCTGGTGCAGCTTCGCTCACTGATCAGCATGGCCCGGAGGCTGGGGGGCATCGGGCCCTCTCCTGCAGTCCCTGATGATGGGGTGTGA